DNA sequence from the Cohnella herbarum genome:
ACGTTTGGTTAAAGTCCTGGCTTAATTCCCACAACATCGCTCCGCCTAGTCCTTTGGATTTGATGTAACCTGCTTTGTAAGCAATCGATTCAGGATCTTCGTAGCTTACGAACGTACCCGTTGATTTCTTGTATAGCCATGGGACTTTGGCGCTTTCGTTCCAATAGCGGACAAAGCCGTTGCCGTTGATCCAACCCTGCTTCTCCAAATTTCCGTATTCATGTATACCGTCTGCGATAACGCCCGGGGCAACCCCTTTGCAAGCTTGATATAGCCCTTGATTCGTCTCGCCGCAGCTTGTCCAACTCCGTCCGTACATGGGAATGCCTAAGACGAGTTTATTCGCGGGCACTTTAGCGTTCAAATAAGTCGCGACGGTGTCGTTGATGCTGCTTTTGGCATTGTTCGGATCGGCGGAATCCGCATACAGCGGAGCATTATGATTGCTTCTATTTTCCCAATTGCCATGGTAGTCATAGGTCATGAGATTAATCCAATCCACGGAGGCCGCTACCTTGGGCATTTCCGTATTGGTCACATAAGCGGGAAAAGCGCCTGCGGCGATCGTTAACAGATAGGTTTTGCCGTCTTGAGTCTGAGCATCGTTAAGTTTCTGGCGAAGGGTCTGAAGGAGCAACGTGAAATTCGTCTTGTCGACCGCTCTGGCGCGATTCGTCGCCAATCCTCCGGCAACCGGATACTCCCAATCCAAATCGATCCCGTCGAAACCGTTGTTGCGCATGAATTGCACGGCGCTGACGGCGAATCTCTTCCGGGCATCGTCGGTTAGGGCAATGTCGGAAAATTGTCCCGACCAAGTCCATCCTCCGATGCTAATGAGCGTCTTCAGCTTCGGATTGGCTTGTTTAAGCTGTTTGAGCTGCGGGAAATTCACTTGGTCCGCCCAATAATCTCCGTTCACGACCACGCCTTCTTTGACGTTAGCGAAAGCATAGTTGATATGCGTCAGGTTAGATGCGGCAATTTGAGAGACTTTGAAGTTTTGATAGGTTGCCCAATGCGGGTAATAGGCTACGACTTTGTACGAGTTCGTCGGAGGCGTAGGAGTGACATTATTGCCTGGCTGACCGGTAATCTCTATTGTATTGGATGTAGTCGTCCAATTTAGATTTAGTCCCATTAAGGAAGCGACCGGACGCAAAGGCAGAAATAAAGTCGAACCGTCTAAAAGCGGAGCGGCTGCCAACGTGACAAGCTTGTTGTTATTCAAATAAGCGGTTTTGCTGTTGACCTGCATATCGATAACGAGATCGGCTTTAGTGAGCTTGAATTTGGTTTTGGTCACCCAGTCGACTCGAACGCCGAGCGGTTTCAAAAACGGCCGCGTTTCCACGAAGGTAGTGCCGTTTTTCGCGAATGGCTGCTTCTGGAATTCGATTCTGTTCTTGTTATATGTAACTTTGATTTCATTGCCGGCATGGCTAGAAGGCATAGGTATGGTAGCGAGGCCCGCTATGATAAACAGAAGGATGATGCGGAGTCGGATTGTATAGCTTTTCATTCGTCACTCCTCCTACGAGAATAAGGTGTTTCTACTTATTCTCGGGGAGCGGTCGATTCTAGTAAACCCAAACAATATGGGAGTAGAGGAGATATTATGCAGACTGTTTCGGCAAGGAAATTCGGAACTCCGTCGTTTTGATGCTCTCGTCGGAATGGACGTCGAGCTTGCCTCGATAGTGCTTGACCCGTTCGAGAACGATCGCCAATCCGAGACCGGAGTGGCCTTCTCCCTTGGTCGTGTAACCGGGCACGAATATGCGTTCTTTCTCCTCGGGCAATATCGTTCGCCCGCTGTTGGTTACTTGGATCTGGATCGTTTTATCGTCCGAGATCAGAATGGATGCGTGGACATGACGTTCGTTCTGAGGAAGAAGTCCCGTTTCATCGAACGCGTTATCGACGAGATTTCCCATGATTTTAATGATATCGATCATTTTAATGGTCGTATCTTCGGCCTCCCAGTTACCCGGCAATTCATAGGTGAAAGAGATTCCTTTGCCGACCGCAACGGTAATCTTAGCTTGGACGAACGCAGCCAATGCCGGCGAACAGTGCTGGACGATCTCGCTGACGTCTTGCGTCTCCTTGACCAAGTCCGCCACGTACGTTTTCAATTGCTCGGTTCTGCCCATTTGAACCATCGTGTGGATGACCTGGACGTGGTTAAGAAAATCATGCCTTTGACCGCGTATCGACGTAAACATGTCGTTGATTTCCTCCACGTACACCTCTTGCGTCATGCGTGCTGCTTGCTCTCGGGTGCGGATTAGCAGGCGGATGATCGAGACTAGGGCTAAGAGGCTTATTAAGATAAGAACGTAAATCAGGATTGTATTGATCAAGGGATGGATATTTTGATTTTTGAACAGAGTGAATTGAAGTACTCCCAGAAGCACAAATTGAAAGCAAATGAGGGAAATCACTGAATTTAAGCCTTTTCGTTCGTTTTCTAGGACAATGGAGAAAAAACGCTTCGCCGAAAAGAGATTTCGCTTACGGATAAACCAAGAAGCAATGACGAGAACGATTAACTCTGGATAGATTATTGTGAGTACTTGAAACAAATGGTCCCTGATCATGTCGGAATGGGAGTCAATTCCCATTACATATATAGCTATGCTACCTGTTATTAGATCCATAATAATAATGATAATGAGTGAAAAGAGCATTAGATATAATTTTTTCTTTACGCTGATTTCTTTGAAAATAACAAATAGGAGTATGCATCCTGCTAATATGGAGTTAATGAGATGTAAGTGTAGCGGAATAATCAAAATTAATATATCGGTATAGATCGAATGAATAAATGATAGAATGAAAATTCTTTTGAATAATTTTGGCGGAGTAGGGTCTAAGAAAGAAAAACAAAATAACCAAAAAACGAACGTTTGAGGTTGGGAGGCGAGGATATTCAGTTTAAGAAAATCGAATACAATATCCATATCGCGTGCGCCTCACCAATATTTTTCAATGTAATACTACATTTATACCACTTTGTTTAGGTCATTTGGTATGTATAATAAATAAATTCGGATATATCATGAAAATATTGATGCGTTTTCTTCAATATTTGATAAAATAATGAGAGGTGCTTACTAGTTTAGAGGGGATTTATACCTAATGACTTTTTTCTTATTTATTATATTCTCGACTCTGGAATATTTGTCATCGCTTACATTAATGCTCGTACTTTTTAGATTTAATGTGAAAGAACATTTTATTAAGTTTCTTGTTTCATCAATTTTACTCTCTTTTATTTCAAATACACTTATTCAACAAAATTTGGATTCTGTATCTCCATTGGTACAACTTCTTGTTTTTATTTTTTTGGTTAACATTATTTTGAGAGTTTCGATTTTTAACTCCATTATTATGGTTTTTACCATATATTTTATATTCGGGCTCGTCCAATCCACTTTAGTAACGATTTTAACTCATTTTGGTGTTGTTCAAGAAATTGAAATATACTCGAATACAGCCTTTCTGGTCCAAGTCTCATCAGCTTTCTACATGTTCTTGTTTGCATTGATCATTTACTTCAAGCACGGCGGTTTTAGTTTTGTGGATCATAGAAGTACCAATAGAAAAACGTTGATATTTAACAGATCCAATCGTGTTTTCTTTATTGTACTTGTTGTAGCGCTGATAGTTTTTATATTTGTCAACATGTTGTATTTCATCTCGGATCATCCTCCTTATTTATTAATCTCTATCATTTTTTTACTTATGTTGCTCACATTGCTCTATCTTGCTTTGAAGAGGGATGATAATCATAATTGATAAGTGGGCATTAAATGCGGCAACTTGGATTAAACAACAAAATCCAGATCAGACTGCAAGTATAGCAGTATTACAGTTTGCGTTAATTGGAATACTTAACAGCCTGCTGATTTTTATTATTATTATTTTCATTGGTGCTATTAGCGGACATTTGTGGGATAGTTTTCTGGCTTCACTATTTTTTGTTTTCTTGCACTTTTTTTCAGGAGGACATCACTTCAAGTCGGCGCTTATGTGTACAATCTTTTCGTCATGCGTGATTATTGTATCTTTTAGTGTTCCTATTAATAATGACG
Encoded proteins:
- a CDS encoding glycosyl hydrolase family 18 protein produces the protein MKSYTIRLRIILLFIIAGLATIPMPSSHAGNEIKVTYNKNRIEFQKQPFAKNGTTFVETRPFLKPLGVRVDWVTKTKFKLTKADLVIDMQVNSKTAYLNNNKLVTLAAAPLLDGSTLFLPLRPVASLMGLNLNWTTTSNTIEITGQPGNNVTPTPPTNSYKVVAYYPHWATYQNFKVSQIAASNLTHINYAFANVKEGVVVNGDYWADQVNFPQLKQLKQANPKLKTLISIGGWTWSGQFSDIALTDDARKRFAVSAVQFMRNNGFDGIDLDWEYPVAGGLATNRARAVDKTNFTLLLQTLRQKLNDAQTQDGKTYLLTIAAGAFPAYVTNTEMPKVAASVDWINLMTYDYHGNWENRSNHNAPLYADSADPNNAKSSINDTVATYLNAKVPANKLVLGIPMYGRSWTSCGETNQGLYQACKGVAPGVIADGIHEYGNLEKQGWINGNGFVRYWNESAKVPWLYKKSTGTFVSYEDPESIAYKAGYIKSKGLGGAMLWELSQDFNQTLLDKLTNSLR
- a CDS encoding sensor histidine kinase, coding for MTQEVYVEEINDMFTSIRGQRHDFLNHVQVIHTMVQMGRTEQLKTYVADLVKETQDVSEIVQHCSPALAAFVQAKITVAVGKGISFTYELPGNWEAEDTTIKMIDIIKIMGNLVDNAFDETGLLPQNERHVHASILISDDKTIQIQVTNSGRTILPEEKERIFVPGYTTKGEGHSGLGLAIVLERVKHYRGKLDVHSDESIKTTEFRISLPKQSA
- a CDS encoding accessory gene regulator B family protein, producing MIIIIDKWALNAATWIKQQNPDQTASIAVLQFALIGILNSLLIFIIIIFIGAISGHLWDSFLASLFFVFLHFFSGGHHFKSALMCTIFSSCVIIVSFSVPINNDVLLAITIFTILILFVFAPSNIENHARIPKSYFPVLKMISIIIVIANLFLLNSAVALALLFQSLLVIPYSKLMLKRGWK